One segment of Rhipicephalus sanguineus isolate Rsan-2018 chromosome 6, BIME_Rsan_1.4, whole genome shotgun sequence DNA contains the following:
- the LOC119396292 gene encoding SRSF protein kinase 3 isoform X2, whose product MLAPAPVHEARNESQYDYAGEDEEEEEEILGSDDDEQEDPRDYCKGGYHPVKIGDLFHCRYHVVRKLGWGHFSTVWLCWDLVGKRFVALKVVKSASHYTDTALDEIKLLKAVRDSDTDDTCRERVVQLLDDFKISGVNGTHMCMVFEVLGHNLLKLIIRSNYQGIPLPNVRTIIRQVLEGLEYLHSKCQIIHTDIKPENILIAVDDAYVRKLAYEATQWQKMGLRLPGSLVSTAPKELRTVPTLPSEGAAGGAGAAGAGGGSASKMSRNKKKKLRKKAKRQQELLERQMQQLEELDMEEDEEEGGHGEQEGGGSLNGGGPGGTTPDMPPQEGALLGDGMDWARSAEGGDPSWAGGDVCNGHRGDGAARTTMGRLERSESTLAPPTPTAQLRRVASCPENQKPPEKMADPVHEVCNISVKIADLGNACWVHHHFTEDIQTRQYRCLEVLLGAGYGTPADIWSTACMAFELATGDYLFEPHSGEDYSRDEDHLAHIIELLGEIPRHIAFSGRYSREFFNKRGELRHISNLKPWGLYEVLTEKYDWTPSDAQAFADFLLPMLAYDPASRAKASDCLRHPWLATQTPPSGGAGNNSASSGPREETVVSSRPPPSSPNQRRPPSSSSSSSSSS is encoded by the exons GGGGCTACCACCCAGTGAAGATTGGGGACCTCTTTCACTGTCGATACCACGTAGTCCGGAAGCTGGGCTGGGGCCACTTTTCGACCGTCTGGCTTTGCTGGGACCTTGT GGGCAAGAGGTTTGTGGCTCTCAAAGTTGTGAAGAGTGCCTCACATTACACCGACACTGCCCTGGACGAGATCAAACTTCTCAAGGCG GTTCGAGACAGTGACACGGACGACACATGCCGAGAGCGGGTGGTGCAGCTTCTCGACGACTTCAAGATCTCCGGAGTCAACGGGACCC ATATGTGCATGGTTTTTGAAGTGCTGGGACACAATTTACTCAAACTGATCATTCGGTCAAATTACCAGGGCATTCCACTACCCAATGTGCGAACCATCATCAGACAG GTGCTGGAAGGTTTGGAGTACTTGCACTCCAAGTGCCAGATCATCCACACGGACATCAAGCCCGAGAACATCCTGATAGCCGTGGACGACGCCTATGTGCGCAAGCTGGCCTACGAGGCCACCCAGTGGCAGAAGATGGGGCTCCGCCTTCCTGGTTCGTTGG TGAGCACGGCCCCCAAGGAGCTCCGCACGGTTCCCACGCTGCCGTCCGAGGGTGCCGCCGGAGGTGCCGGGGCAGCCGGTGCGGGCGGGGGTTCCGCCTCCAAGATGTCTCGcaacaagaagaagaagctgcgcaAGAAGGCCAAGCGTCAGCAGGAGCTTCTTGAGCGGCAGATGCAGCAGCTGGAGGAGCTGGACATGGAGGAAGACGAGGAGGAGGGGGGCCACGGGGAGCAGGAAGGAGGCGGCTCCCTCAACGGAGGGGGACCGGGTGGCACCACCCCCGACATGCCCCCGCAAGAGGGTGCCCTGCTGGGAGACGGCATGGACTGGGCCCGAAGCGCCGAAGGCGGGGACCCCTCGTGGGCCGGCGGCGACGTCTGCAATGGTCACCGAGGCGACGGAGCCGCGCGGACCACTATGGGCCGTTTGGAAAGGTCCGAAAGCACCCTGGCACCTCCCACACCCACTGCGCAACTGCGGAGGGTGGCCTCCTGCCCCG AAAACCAAAAACCACCGGAGAAGATGGCCGATCCTGTGCATGAAGTTTGTAATATATCTGTAAAAATAGCTGACCTTGGAAATGCCTGCTGGGTG CATCACCACTTCACCGAGGACATACAGACGCGGCAGTACCGTTGCCTCGAGGTCCTCTTGGGAGCTGGCTACGGCACACCTGCCGACATTTGGAGCACAGCCTGCATG GCATTTGAGCTGGCCACAGGCGACTACCTTTTCGAGCCGCATTCGGGGGAGGACTACAGTCGAGACGAAGACCACTTGGCCCACATCATTGAACTCCTCGGAGAGATCCCCAGGCACATTGCCTTCTCGGGCCGATACTCCAGGGAGTTCTTCAACAAGCGAG GGGAACTGAGGCACATCAGCAATCTGAAGCCCTGGGGCCTCTACGAGGTGCTAACGGAGAAGTACGACTGGACCCCCTCGGATGCACAGGCATTTGCCGATTTCCTGCTACCCATGCTGGCGTACGACCCGGCCTCGCGGGCCAAGGCCTCCGACTGCCTGCGGCACCCGTGGCTCGCCACGCAGACGCCGCCCAGTGGTGGTGCCGGGAACAACAGCGCCTCCTCCGGCCCCCGAGAGGAGACCGTCGTCTCGTCGCGTCCCCCTCCCTCGTCGCCGAACCAGCGTCGACCCCCGTCGTCATCctcgtcgtcctcgtcgtcgtcctGA